A genomic window from Flintibacter sp. KGMB00164 includes:
- a CDS encoding AEC family transporter gives MSGFFNALSASLILMALMSVGFFMGWRGWMGPSEKKFLSKYIVNIAVPCTCITGLLSNLSHDMLVQAGFMLIAAVLGMAITLLLAAGLAQLLHLPRSRWGVFVVMTGLSNTLFIGLPVCTQLFGDECLPYVMIYYLGNTSFLQSLGIMLIQRSGTAEGTRTTVLGFFKNLLSKPPILGVIFSILMLVLDLQLPAVMMKFAGYIGDTVSPLALIYCGYIIWEVGLKNLRLLPGLPTMLVVRLGVAPVICWGICHLFGVTGLAMQVFVVESALPVVSQVPVLSGAFGADEQYAATGACLSTLASFISIPILMLLIG, from the coding sequence GTGTCCGGATTTTTTAACGCCCTGTCCGCCTCCCTCATCCTGATGGCTCTGATGAGCGTGGGCTTTTTTATGGGCTGGCGGGGCTGGATGGGCCCGTCGGAAAAGAAATTTCTAAGCAAGTACATCGTCAACATCGCTGTGCCCTGCACCTGTATTACCGGACTGCTTTCCAATCTCAGTCATGACATGCTGGTTCAGGCGGGCTTTATGCTGATTGCCGCTGTCCTTGGTATGGCGATCACCCTGCTGCTGGCTGCGGGACTGGCTCAGCTTCTGCACTTGCCCCGCTCCCGTTGGGGCGTCTTTGTGGTCATGACCGGCCTGTCCAACACGCTGTTTATCGGCCTGCCCGTATGTACTCAGCTCTTTGGGGACGAATGCCTTCCCTATGTGATGATCTATTACCTGGGAAACACCAGTTTTCTCCAGTCTCTGGGCATTATGCTCATTCAGCGCTCCGGCACCGCCGAAGGCACCCGAACCACGGTGCTGGGCTTTTTCAAAAACCTGCTTAGCAAGCCTCCCATTCTGGGGGTCATCTTCTCCATTCTGATGCTGGTGCTGGATTTGCAGCTGCCAGCCGTGATGATGAAATTTGCCGGGTACATCGGAGACACCGTATCTCCGCTTGCACTCATCTACTGCGGCTACATCATCTGGGAAGTGGGTCTAAAAAACCTGCGCCTGCTGCCCGGCCTGCCCACCATGCTGGTGGTGCGGCTTGGGGTGGCTCCTGTCATCTGCTGGGGCATCTGCCATCTGTTTGGCGTGACCGGCCTGGCCATGCAGGTGTTTGTGGTGGAGAGCGCCCTGCCCGTGGTCAGCCAGGTTCCGGTGCTGTCTGGAGCCTTCGGCGCCGACGAGCAGTACGCCGCCACGGGAGCCTGTCTGAGCACCCTGGCCAGCTTTATCAGTATTCCCATTTTGATGCTTTTGATTGGGTAA
- a CDS encoding M23 family metallopeptidase — translation MQEITELKTPAAQPSESAGAERERWENWKKNAKAWWKTAREWSRIHGRRAAHRLHNVVAGNRATGPISFLAGSAAVGVAMTLLALYSPSYAVTVNGETVGVVADASVVDEAIANVESTGSSILGYDYHVQGNLEYEFTISLRSDLSSEQDIQNYFYTQLDDLSGELRKYQVVVDGKAVGVVKDQDALNDLLQSFKDQYTTENTTSVEFLNTVEIKPVYAVDSILTIDEMEQALRANSNGSTTYTVVEGDTFYGIAYANDMSLSDLMALNPQANLDRLMVGDVLNVKELTPVLSVQTVEDVTYTEAIECPVETREDPTMYVGNSKIITQGVEGESQVNATVTYVNGQETNRVVNSTTVLREATTTVKAVGTKEKPKTASTGSYQWPISGRITSYFGGRYIFGSYSYHSGLDISCSYGAAIRAADGGTVTYAGYKGSYGNLVIITHDNGTQTYYAHNSSLLVSVGDKVYKGQQIAKAGSTGRSTGVHCHFEVRVNGTAVNPLSYLP, via the coding sequence ATGCAGGAGATCACCGAATTGAAGACCCCTGCCGCTCAGCCCTCCGAATCTGCCGGAGCAGAGCGGGAGCGGTGGGAAAATTGGAAAAAGAACGCCAAGGCGTGGTGGAAGACTGCCCGGGAGTGGTCCCGCATCCACGGACGGCGGGCGGCTCACCGCCTGCACAACGTGGTGGCGGGCAACCGGGCCACCGGCCCCATCTCCTTTTTGGCTGGCTCCGCCGCTGTGGGCGTGGCCATGACCTTGCTGGCCCTCTACTCTCCCAGCTATGCCGTCACGGTGAACGGGGAGACGGTGGGCGTGGTGGCCGACGCCTCGGTGGTGGATGAGGCCATCGCCAATGTGGAGTCCACCGGTTCCTCCATTCTGGGCTATGACTACCACGTACAGGGCAACCTGGAGTATGAATTCACCATCTCCCTGCGCTCCGACCTGTCCTCAGAGCAGGACATCCAGAACTACTTTTACACCCAGCTGGACGATCTCAGCGGTGAGCTGCGCAAGTACCAGGTGGTGGTAGACGGCAAGGCGGTGGGCGTGGTCAAGGACCAGGACGCCCTGAACGATCTGCTCCAGAGCTTTAAGGACCAGTACACCACGGAGAACACCACCTCAGTGGAGTTCTTGAACACGGTGGAAATCAAGCCCGTGTATGCCGTGGACTCCATCCTGACCATTGATGAGATGGAGCAGGCCCTGCGGGCCAACAGCAACGGCTCCACCACCTACACCGTGGTGGAGGGCGACACCTTCTACGGCATCGCCTACGCCAACGACATGTCCCTGAGCGACCTGATGGCCCTGAACCCCCAGGCCAATCTGGACCGCCTGATGGTAGGCGATGTGCTCAACGTGAAGGAGCTGACTCCTGTGCTGTCCGTGCAGACGGTGGAGGACGTGACCTACACCGAGGCCATTGAATGTCCCGTGGAGACCCGGGAAGACCCCACCATGTATGTAGGCAACAGCAAGATCATCACCCAGGGTGTGGAGGGTGAGTCCCAAGTGAACGCCACCGTCACCTACGTCAACGGTCAAGAGACCAACCGCGTGGTGAACTCCACCACCGTTCTGCGTGAGGCCACCACCACGGTCAAGGCGGTGGGTACCAAGGAGAAGCCCAAGACGGCCTCCACCGGCAGCTACCAGTGGCCCATCAGCGGCCGCATCACCTCCTACTTCGGCGGGCGGTATATCTTCGGCAGTTACAGCTACCACTCCGGCCTGGACATCTCCTGCTCCTACGGCGCAGCCATCCGCGCTGCCGACGGCGGCACGGTCACCTATGCCGGCTACAAGGGCTCCTACGGCAATCTGGTCATTATCACCCACGACAACGGTACCCAGACCTATTACGCTCACAACTCCTCTCTGCTGGTCTCGGTGGGAGACAAGGTGTACAAGGGACAGCAGATCGCCAAGGCGGGCTCCACCGGACGCTCCACCGGCGTGCACTGTCACTTTGAGGTCCGCGTGAACGGAACCGCTGTGAATCCCCTGTCTTATCTGCCTTAA
- a CDS encoding MoxR family ATPase, with translation MKEFRGSQNYVADEELLRAVNIAMVLQKPLLIKGEPGTGKTMLAQAISQALDKELVIWNIKSTTKAQDGLYVYDVVQRLYDSQFGGQGVDDIAKYVKLGKLGEAFTADKQVILLIDEIDKADLEFPNDLLWELDRMEFYIPETGETVKAKHRPVVIITSNAEKELPDAFLRRCVFHYISFPDKELMADIVRVHYPDLDEKLLTQVLEAFYKIRQLPQIKKKPSTSEIIDWIQALQHGGVDVSRIGKEVPYLGVLLKKNEDMDALRRVWR, from the coding sequence ATGAAGGAATTTCGAGGAAGTCAAAATTATGTGGCCGATGAGGAGCTGCTCCGGGCAGTAAACATCGCCATGGTACTGCAAAAGCCCCTGCTCATCAAGGGCGAGCCGGGCACCGGAAAGACCATGCTGGCCCAGGCCATCTCTCAGGCTCTGGACAAGGAGCTGGTCATCTGGAACATCAAATCCACCACCAAGGCTCAGGACGGCCTGTATGTGTATGACGTGGTCCAGCGCCTCTATGACAGCCAGTTTGGCGGCCAGGGCGTGGACGACATCGCCAAGTATGTGAAGCTGGGCAAGCTGGGCGAGGCTTTTACCGCTGATAAGCAGGTCATCCTGCTCATTGACGAGATCGACAAGGCCGACCTGGAGTTCCCCAACGACCTGCTGTGGGAGCTGGACCGCATGGAGTTTTACATCCCCGAGACCGGCGAGACCGTGAAGGCCAAGCACCGCCCGGTGGTCATCATTACCTCCAACGCGGAAAAGGAGCTGCCCGACGCCTTCCTGCGCCGGTGCGTGTTCCACTATATCTCCTTCCCTGATAAGGAGCTGATGGCCGACATTGTCCGGGTCCACTATCCCGATCTGGACGAGAAGCTGCTCACCCAGGTGCTGGAGGCCTTCTACAAGATCCGCCAGCTGCCCCAGATCAAGAAGAAGCCCTCCACCAGCGAGATCATCGACTGGATCCAGGCTCTCCAGCACGGCGGCGTGGACGTGAGCCGCATCGGCAAGGAGGTGCCCTATCTGGGGGTGCTGCTGAAGAAGAACGAGGACATGGACGCCCTGCGCCGGGTCTGGCGGTGA
- a CDS encoding LTA synthase family protein — translation MAHLYRVIRFPKGSDPRYLVWHHLWLSLGLTALGVLLGWLTLPLAAAADSELSSQALMDYYLQQPMLLWLNLLAPVLLIWLLYFLIGRCWAAYLLTALPVLGIALANFYKMQLRGDPLLASDLKLVNEAGGIVGGYTLEITPLIQNTLLWAGLGLLLALILLPRGVRRLSVRLMGFLSTAALLAAALWGSYFSSHLYQQTTPGEELINPWSDSEVYVSHGVLYPFLYTVQTLLPSQPQGYDAQVAQTILESYEEEDIPADQKVNVVGIMLEAFCDLTDFSALGEVEAVQNVYAPWHWLEEHSVSGNLLTNIFAGGTVDTEWCFLTGYSSYDDFTQPTDSYVWYFDRQGYNTRGSHPGYGWFYNRQNINQYLGFQEYWFSENHYEELVDPVGAQWNSDYLLVDEIVNDLQTQLEEDNGPVFSFSVSYQNHGPYEWTYTANEAYLDPEETGLPEESCHVFNNYLHGVSMTISALTGMVHDLEEMEEPVVVVLFGDHKPWGGNGNSAYEGIGADFSMTSLESFYEYYSTPYLIWANSAAKEVLNNDFEGDGGDFSPCFLMQELFDQCGWTGPSYLQFTREVRQATPLVHQQGLYLTPDGQLTDTLEEEQEELVNDLFYVQYYRQHKIDPTGQD, via the coding sequence TTGGCCCATCTCTATCGTGTCATCCGCTTCCCCAAAGGGAGCGACCCCCGATACCTGGTTTGGCACCATCTGTGGCTCTCTCTGGGGCTCACCGCCCTGGGCGTTCTGCTGGGCTGGCTGACCCTGCCTTTGGCGGCCGCGGCCGACTCGGAGCTGTCCAGCCAGGCCTTAATGGACTACTACCTTCAGCAGCCCATGCTGCTGTGGCTGAACCTGCTGGCCCCGGTGCTGCTCATCTGGCTGCTCTACTTTTTGATCGGCCGGTGCTGGGCCGCCTACCTGCTCACCGCCCTGCCGGTGCTGGGCATCGCCCTGGCCAACTTCTACAAGATGCAGCTGCGGGGCGACCCGCTGCTGGCCTCCGATCTCAAGCTGGTCAACGAGGCCGGCGGCATTGTGGGAGGCTACACCCTGGAGATCACACCGCTGATCCAGAACACCCTGCTGTGGGCGGGGCTGGGCCTTTTGCTGGCGCTGATCCTGCTGCCCCGGGGTGTGCGCCGCCTCTCTGTGCGCCTGATGGGATTTTTGTCCACAGCGGCCCTCCTTGCCGCCGCCCTGTGGGGCTCCTACTTCAGCAGCCACCTCTACCAGCAGACCACCCCGGGGGAGGAGCTCATCAACCCCTGGTCCGACTCTGAGGTCTACGTCTCCCACGGCGTGCTCTATCCCTTCCTGTACACGGTGCAGACTCTGCTGCCCTCCCAGCCCCAGGGCTACGACGCCCAGGTGGCCCAGACCATTCTGGAAAGTTATGAGGAGGAGGACATCCCCGCCGATCAGAAGGTCAACGTGGTGGGCATCATGCTGGAGGCCTTCTGCGACCTGACCGACTTCTCCGCTCTGGGCGAGGTGGAGGCGGTACAAAACGTATACGCCCCCTGGCACTGGCTGGAGGAGCACTCGGTATCCGGCAACCTGCTGACCAACATCTTTGCAGGCGGCACCGTGGACACGGAGTGGTGCTTCCTGACGGGATACAGCAGCTACGACGACTTTACCCAGCCCACCGACTCCTATGTCTGGTACTTTGACCGCCAGGGCTACAACACCCGGGGCAGCCACCCCGGCTACGGCTGGTTCTACAACCGCCAGAACATCAACCAGTACCTGGGCTTCCAGGAGTACTGGTTCAGTGAGAACCACTACGAGGAGCTGGTGGACCCGGTGGGCGCTCAGTGGAACTCCGACTATCTGCTGGTAGATGAGATCGTCAACGATCTGCAGACCCAGCTGGAGGAGGACAACGGCCCGGTCTTCTCCTTCTCCGTAAGCTACCAGAACCACGGTCCCTACGAGTGGACCTACACCGCCAACGAGGCCTATCTGGACCCGGAGGAGACCGGCCTGCCCGAGGAGAGCTGCCACGTCTTCAACAACTATCTCCACGGCGTGAGCATGACCATCTCCGCCCTCACCGGCATGGTCCACGACCTGGAGGAGATGGAGGAGCCTGTGGTTGTGGTCCTCTTCGGCGACCATAAGCCCTGGGGCGGTAACGGCAACTCCGCCTATGAGGGCATCGGAGCCGACTTCTCCATGACCAGCCTGGAGAGCTTCTATGAATACTACTCCACCCCCTACCTCATCTGGGCAAATTCGGCGGCTAAAGAGGTACTGAACAACGATTTTGAGGGGGACGGCGGGGACTTCTCTCCCTGCTTCCTGATGCAGGAGCTCTTTGACCAGTGCGGCTGGACCGGCCCGTCTTATCTCCAGTTTACCCGGGAAGTGCGCCAGGCCACTCCTCTGGTCCACCAGCAGGGCCTCTACCTGACTCCCGACGGACAGCTCACCGACACGTTGGAGGAGGAGCAGGAGGAACTGGTCAACGACCTGTTCTACGTCCAGTACTACCGCCAGCACAAAATTGATCCCACCGGTCAGGACTGA
- the ricT gene encoding regulatory iron-sulfur-containing complex subunit RicT, whose product MVEIISVRFKSGGKQYYFNPNGEVFQPGEGVIVETSRGVEYGECTQGNTPIDEMELTAPLRPVLRRATEEDEKVRERNKEKEAKAFQICQEKIAQHGLEMKLVEAEYSFEGNKVLFFFTAEGRVDFRALVKDLASAIHARIELRQIGVRDEAKMLGGLGICGRPFCCSQFLDEFQPVSIKMAKTQNLSLNPTKISGTCGRLMCCLKYEQDAYEDLVKHSPKQESFVETPDGAGTVSSVNLLRQTVQVRLDSAPETPKCYQNCEICIVRNGKGKRPEGYVEPPLEELAKLRKPVEKEEVPDLKGSASPLAAALEAVFNGETPQYEGFDTPAPAKPAKSSGRSRSRRRSDSPKPQQQEGERPQRQEKPARPPRPKQERPQRQEKPQEKPADRAPKGESSAPAEGGEKRRRPRRRRPRGNGNGSGAPKA is encoded by the coding sequence ATGGTTGAAATTATTTCCGTCCGCTTCAAAAGCGGAGGCAAACAGTACTATTTTAACCCCAACGGCGAGGTCTTCCAGCCCGGCGAAGGGGTGATCGTCGAGACCTCCCGGGGTGTGGAGTACGGCGAATGTACCCAGGGCAACACCCCCATCGACGAGATGGAGCTCACCGCACCTCTGCGCCCGGTGCTGCGCCGGGCCACTGAGGAGGACGAGAAGGTCCGGGAGCGCAACAAGGAGAAGGAGGCAAAGGCCTTCCAAATCTGCCAGGAGAAGATCGCCCAGCACGGTCTGGAGATGAAGCTGGTGGAGGCTGAGTACAGCTTTGAGGGCAACAAGGTGCTCTTCTTCTTTACCGCCGAGGGCCGTGTGGACTTCCGCGCCCTGGTAAAGGACCTGGCCAGCGCCATCCACGCCCGCATCGAGCTGCGTCAGATCGGCGTGCGGGACGAGGCCAAGATGCTGGGCGGCCTGGGCATCTGCGGACGGCCCTTCTGCTGCTCTCAGTTCCTGGATGAGTTCCAGCCCGTCTCCATCAAGATGGCCAAGACCCAGAACCTGTCTCTGAATCCCACCAAGATTTCCGGCACCTGCGGGCGGCTGATGTGCTGCCTGAAATATGAGCAGGACGCCTATGAGGATCTTGTCAAGCACTCTCCCAAGCAGGAGTCCTTTGTAGAGACCCCCGACGGAGCGGGCACCGTGTCCAGTGTCAACCTGCTGCGCCAGACGGTGCAGGTGCGTCTGGACAGCGCTCCGGAAACCCCCAAGTGCTATCAGAACTGCGAGATCTGCATCGTCCGCAACGGCAAGGGTAAGCGCCCCGAGGGCTATGTGGAGCCTCCCCTGGAGGAGCTGGCCAAGCTGCGCAAGCCCGTGGAGAAGGAGGAGGTGCCCGATCTGAAGGGCTCCGCGTCTCCTCTGGCCGCCGCCCTGGAGGCGGTGTTCAACGGAGAGACTCCCCAGTACGAGGGCTTTGACACCCCCGCTCCCGCCAAGCCCGCCAAGAGCTCCGGCCGCAGCCGCTCCCGCCGCCGCAGCGATTCTCCCAAGCCTCAGCAGCAGGAGGGAGAGCGTCCTCAGCGGCAGGAAAAGCCTGCCCGGCCTCCCCGTCCCAAGCAGGAGCGCCCTCAGCGGCAGGAAAAGCCCCAGGAGAAGCCCGCCGACCGCGCCCCCAAAGGCGAGTCCTCCGCTCCCGCTGAGGGCGGCGAGAAGCGCCGCCGTCCCCGCCGCCGCCGTCCCAGAGGAAATGGGAACGGCTCCGGCGCCCCGAAAGCATAG
- a CDS encoding VWA containing CoxE family protein, giving the protein MFEDFLYLLRRNGLKVSLTEWMALMEAMDKGLHGSSFTGFYHLCRCLLVKSEADFDRFDRCFLEYFKDVPFQQEVSQELMDWLNRPDVLQDYANWDEEQALKNMGLSEEEIERMLKERMQEQKEQHNGGNYWVGTHGMSTFGNSGLSPKGIRVGGQSMYKRAFRVAGERKFRDFRRDNTLDTRQFQVALRHLRQFSGLVDLPPTEFDVDNTIKDTADSGGMLKVRYKRPRENTVKVLLLMDSGGSMDYYAQLCSALFQAVSKVGHFKDLKVYYFHNCPYGRVFTSPTMLSEYGQPTQWILDNISSEYKVIFVGDAQMAPYELMGDYSYSPNRDPNAPKTGLDWLHRFRGKYPNVIWLNPSQRPTWGQYWTQTYDTIARIFPMFPLTVEGLEDGMKKLLSR; this is encoded by the coding sequence ATGTTTGAGGATTTTCTCTACCTGCTGCGGCGAAACGGCCTGAAGGTCTCCCTCACCGAGTGGATGGCCCTGATGGAGGCCATGGACAAAGGGCTCCACGGCTCCAGCTTCACCGGGTTTTACCACCTGTGCCGCTGTCTGCTGGTGAAGAGTGAGGCCGATTTTGACCGCTTCGACCGCTGTTTTCTGGAATATTTCAAGGACGTGCCCTTCCAGCAGGAAGTGTCCCAGGAGCTGATGGACTGGCTTAACCGGCCGGACGTGCTCCAGGACTACGCCAACTGGGACGAGGAGCAGGCCCTGAAAAACATGGGGCTCAGCGAGGAAGAAATTGAGCGCATGCTGAAAGAGCGCATGCAGGAGCAGAAGGAGCAGCACAACGGCGGCAACTACTGGGTAGGCACCCATGGCATGTCCACCTTTGGCAACTCCGGCCTGTCCCCCAAGGGTATCCGGGTGGGCGGCCAGAGCATGTACAAGCGGGCCTTCCGGGTGGCGGGGGAGCGGAAGTTCCGGGATTTCCGCCGGGACAACACCCTGGACACCCGCCAGTTCCAGGTGGCTCTGCGGCACCTGAGGCAGTTCTCCGGCCTGGTGGACCTGCCCCCCACGGAGTTCGACGTGGACAACACCATCAAGGACACCGCCGACAGCGGCGGCATGTTAAAGGTGCGCTACAAGCGCCCCCGGGAGAATACCGTCAAAGTCTTGCTGCTCATGGACTCCGGCGGCTCTATGGACTACTATGCCCAGCTGTGCTCCGCCCTGTTCCAGGCAGTGAGCAAGGTGGGACACTTCAAGGACTTGAAGGTCTACTACTTCCACAACTGCCCCTATGGCCGGGTGTTTACCTCGCCCACCATGCTCTCGGAGTATGGCCAGCCCACCCAGTGGATCCTGGACAATATCTCCAGTGAGTACAAGGTCATCTTCGTGGGCGACGCTCAGATGGCTCCCTATGAGCTGATGGGCGACTATTCCTATTCGCCCAACCGGGACCCTAACGCCCCAAAAACGGGGCTGGATTGGCTCCACCGCTTCCGGGGGAAATATCCCAATGTCATCTGGCTCAACCCCAGCCAGCGGCCCACCTGGGGACAGTACTGGACCCAGACCTATGACACCATTGCACGGATTTTCCCCATGTTTCCCCTCACGGTGGAGGGGCTGGAGGACGGCATGAAAAAGCTTCTCTCCCGCTAG
- a CDS encoding aminotransferase class V-fold PLP-dependent enzyme: MTPLYDAIRAYAAQKPARFHMPGHKGSFLPVPELQSIAPLDVTEVEPTGDLFSGGEPFDTAQKLWAERFGMDNCLFLTGGSTLGLHAALALFCRPGDQVLIDRGCHRAVYNALALLDLEPVYLPRPWRAGEGIAGPIFPTDVENLLDSRPNIKTVCITSPTYSGVLSDVKELSHIIHARGGNLIVDGAHGAHLPFLGVDAFSGCDALICSAHKTLPALGQSALLFTNGVDPRRVRQMTSVFGSSSPSYPMMISLDCARDYLDGKGTEEYRRVARRTAALRAAFPSLQEGELRLDPTRLTLTSPDGNALAQALEGENIWPEMADSGHVVLILTAQDNEDDLHRLEEALQRHRNLLGTPPILPPPPMPKPVRSLREALFAPVERLPLENCLGRVAAGQLAPYPPGVPVVAPGEVIGEKELAYLREIGYNNLDVPVMCL, translated from the coding sequence ATGACCCCACTCTATGACGCCATCCGCGCCTACGCCGCACAAAAACCTGCCCGGTTTCACATGCCCGGCCACAAGGGCAGCTTCCTGCCTGTCCCGGAGCTTCAGTCCATTGCTCCGCTGGATGTGACTGAGGTGGAACCCACCGGCGACCTCTTTTCCGGCGGCGAGCCCTTTGACACGGCCCAGAAGCTGTGGGCGGAGCGGTTCGGCATGGACAACTGCCTGTTTCTTACCGGCGGCTCCACCCTGGGACTCCACGCTGCCCTGGCCCTGTTCTGCCGTCCCGGCGACCAGGTGCTCATCGACCGGGGATGCCACCGGGCTGTGTACAACGCCCTGGCTCTGCTGGACTTAGAGCCCGTCTATCTGCCTCGGCCCTGGCGGGCAGGGGAGGGGATTGCCGGCCCAATTTTCCCCACGGATGTGGAAAACCTGCTGGATTCCCGCCCAAATATCAAAACTGTCTGTATTACATCTCCGACTTATTCCGGAGTGTTGTCTGATGTAAAGGAACTTTCCCACATTATTCATGCCCGAGGTGGAAACCTGATCGTGGACGGTGCCCATGGAGCCCACCTGCCCTTTTTGGGCGTGGACGCCTTTTCCGGCTGCGACGCCCTCATTTGCTCCGCTCACAAGACCCTGCCCGCCCTGGGTCAGTCCGCCCTGCTGTTCACCAACGGCGTGGACCCCCGGCGGGTGCGTCAGATGACCTCGGTGTTCGGCAGCTCCAGCCCGTCCTATCCCATGATGATCTCCCTGGACTGCGCCCGGGACTATTTAGACGGGAAAGGGACGGAGGAATACCGCCGGGTGGCCCGGCGCACCGCCGCCCTCCGCGCCGCCTTCCCCAGCTTGCAGGAGGGGGAGCTGCGCTTAGACCCTACCCGGCTGACTCTGACCTCGCCGGATGGAAATGCCCTGGCTCAGGCCCTGGAAGGGGAGAACATCTGGCCCGAGATGGCCGACAGCGGCCATGTGGTGCTTATCCTCACCGCCCAGGACAACGAGGACGACCTTCATCGTCTGGAAGAGGCTCTCCAGCGGCACCGGAACCTGCTGGGCACACCGCCCATCCTGCCCCCGCCGCCGATGCCCAAGCCTGTTCGCTCCCTGCGGGAAGCCCTGTTTGCCCCGGTGGAGCGGCTGCCTCTGGAGAACTGCCTGGGCCGGGTTGCGGCCGGCCAGCTGGCTCCCTATCCCCCCGGCGTACCGGTTGTGGCGCCCGGCGAGGTGATTGGGGAAAAAGAACTGGCCTATTTGCGGGAAATAGGATATAATAATTTAGATGTCCCTGTTATGTGCCTCTGA
- a CDS encoding DNA polymerase III subunit delta: protein MELSALAGNRRLKAQLSQQEGGRGLSHAYIISGPVGSGRHTLGGLLAQAMVCTAPEHQRPCGHCPQCRKAQGGIHPDIAWIAGAGEGKPINVDQVRALRSDAYIRPNEGERKVYILEGADRMNASAQNAMLKLLEEGPAYAAFLLLSENAGGILETVRSRCETLTLDPVAPDECLSWLQARFPQASRDELADAANRCQGLLGRAVEQLAGGGEQAQALKDKSDKLARLLVSGQELELLEFSLTLDKLSREDTQSLLDLTGAALGDQILQAPDRARALRAAQGVKEMRQAAGLNVGPAALFPWLTALLFSREK, encoded by the coding sequence ATGGAACTCTCTGCTCTGGCGGGCAACCGCCGTCTGAAGGCTCAGCTCTCCCAGCAGGAGGGAGGCCGTGGACTGTCCCACGCCTATATCATTTCCGGGCCGGTGGGCTCCGGACGGCACACCCTGGGCGGCCTGCTGGCCCAGGCCATGGTGTGCACTGCCCCGGAACACCAGCGCCCCTGCGGACACTGTCCCCAGTGCCGCAAAGCCCAGGGGGGCATCCACCCCGACATCGCCTGGATTGCCGGAGCGGGGGAGGGCAAACCTATCAATGTGGACCAGGTCCGCGCCCTGCGCTCTGACGCCTACATCCGCCCCAACGAGGGGGAGCGGAAGGTGTACATTCTGGAGGGGGCTGACCGGATGAACGCCAGCGCCCAGAACGCCATGCTCAAGCTGCTGGAAGAGGGACCGGCCTACGCCGCCTTTCTGCTGCTTTCGGAGAATGCGGGCGGCATTTTGGAGACGGTGCGCTCCCGGTGTGAGACCCTCACCCTGGACCCGGTGGCTCCTGACGAGTGCCTCTCCTGGCTCCAGGCGCGTTTCCCTCAGGCCAGCCGGGATGAGCTTGCCGACGCCGCCAACCGCTGCCAGGGCCTGCTGGGCCGGGCAGTGGAACAGCTGGCCGGCGGGGGAGAACAGGCCCAGGCCCTGAAAGACAAGTCCGACAAGCTGGCCCGTCTGCTGGTGAGTGGTCAGGAGCTGGAGCTGCTGGAGTTTTCCCTCACCTTGGACAAACTGAGCCGGGAGGACACCCAGAGCCTGCTGGATCTCACCGGCGCTGCTCTGGGGGATCAGATCCTCCAGGCCCCCGACCGCGCCCGGGCGCTGCGGGCGGCTCAGGGCGTGAAAGAAATGCGCCAGGCCGCCGGGCTGAACGTAGGCCCCGCCGCCCTGTTCCCCTGGCTCACCGCCCTACTTTTCTCGAGAGAAAAGTAG